In Micromonospora purpureochromogenes, a single window of DNA contains:
- a CDS encoding FAD:protein FMN transferase has product MGTAISLDLADDLPAATLHDLAEEAFGWLREVDARFSTYRDDSEVCRLDRGELRLADASADLRAVLERCADLWAATDGYFDAYATGRLDPSGYVKGWSAQVASDRLVAAGAVNHCLNAGGDVVVRGLSPTREPWRIGVAHPWNPMATCLVLAGSDLAVATSGVQHRGQHVRDPRRGEPARGLRSVTVVGGDLGVADAYATAAVAMGEAGVGWLDRLPDHLHAAVTDDGRLLHSTRLPLAD; this is encoded by the coding sequence ATGGGTACGGCGATCAGCCTCGACCTGGCCGACGACCTACCCGCCGCGACCCTGCACGACCTCGCCGAGGAGGCGTTCGGCTGGCTGCGCGAGGTCGACGCCCGGTTCAGCACCTACCGGGACGACAGCGAGGTGTGCCGGCTGGACCGGGGCGAGCTGCGGCTGGCCGACGCGTCGGCGGACCTGCGGGCGGTGCTGGAGCGCTGCGCGGACCTGTGGGCCGCCACCGACGGCTACTTCGACGCGTACGCCACCGGCCGGCTCGACCCGTCCGGGTACGTCAAGGGCTGGTCGGCGCAGGTCGCCTCGGACCGGCTGGTCGCCGCCGGGGCGGTCAACCACTGCCTGAACGCCGGGGGTGACGTGGTGGTCCGGGGACTGTCGCCGACCCGGGAGCCGTGGCGGATCGGCGTCGCCCACCCGTGGAACCCGATGGCCACCTGTCTGGTCCTCGCCGGCAGCGACCTGGCCGTCGCCACCTCGGGCGTGCAGCACCGGGGCCAGCACGTGCGGGACCCGCGCCGGGGCGAGCCGGCCCGGGGCCTGCGCTCGGTCACCGTGGTCGGCGGGGACCTGGGCGTCGCCGACGCGTACGCCACCGCGGCGGTGGCCATGGGCGAGGCCGGCGTCGGCTGGCTGGACCGCCTCCCCGACCACCTGCACGCGGCCGTCACCGACGACGGCCGCCTGCTGCACTCCACCCGCCTCCCGCTGGCCGACTGA
- a CDS encoding flavoprotein yields the protein MSGPHPSSERREVLYVIACGSPLARHVGRLVDLAQQDGWEVCLVTTPDGAKFVDRAALARQTGHPVRTHYKNAGDPDLLPPADAMIVCPATVNTVNKWAAGITDTLALGLLVEGQGMGLPVVAVPFTNAAMAAHPAFRAGLARLREWGTTVLFGDHVFPLHAPGTGERHLQAFPWEVGLVALRDRSRVISAA from the coding sequence ATGAGCGGCCCGCACCCGAGCAGCGAGCGCCGCGAGGTGCTCTACGTCATCGCCTGTGGTTCGCCGCTGGCCCGGCACGTCGGTCGCCTGGTCGACCTGGCCCAGCAGGACGGCTGGGAGGTCTGCCTGGTGACCACGCCCGACGGGGCGAAGTTCGTCGACCGGGCCGCGCTGGCCCGGCAGACCGGCCACCCGGTTCGCACCCACTACAAGAACGCCGGCGACCCCGACCTGCTGCCCCCGGCCGACGCCATGATCGTCTGCCCGGCCACGGTCAACACGGTCAACAAGTGGGCGGCGGGGATCACCGACACCCTCGCCCTCGGCCTGCTGGTGGAGGGGCAGGGCATGGGGCTGCCCGTGGTGGCGGTGCCGTTCACCAACGCGGCGATGGCCGCCCACCCGGCCTTCCGGGCCGGCCTGGCCCGGCTGCGCGAGTGGGGCACCACGGTGCTCTTCGGCGACCACGTCTTCCCCCTGCACGCCCCGGGCACGGGGGAGCGGCACCTCCAGGCCTTCCCGTGGGAGGTCGGGCTCGTCGCCCTGCGCGACCGCTCGCGCGTCATCTCGGCCGCCTGA
- a CDS encoding zinc ribbon domain-containing protein: MKAEPQVQRRLLDLQAIDTSLAQLAHRRRTLPERAELEGLARELSALEDERVRAQVAVDDLDRDIARLEKDIDQVRARKSKDEARLAAGSGPARELEALQHELVSLNRRQGDLEDAELELMEQRETAQGVLDGIEARMAEARERRVATEQRRDDTLAEIAKEEEFKKAARKPLAGDLPADLVTLYDKVREDTGLGAALLTAGRCGGCRLELSGADLSRIRKAAPDEVVRCEECRRIMVRTNESGL, encoded by the coding sequence GTGAAGGCTGAACCCCAGGTCCAGCGCCGCCTGCTCGATCTGCAGGCCATCGACACCTCCCTCGCCCAGCTGGCGCACCGCCGCCGCACCCTGCCCGAGCGGGCCGAGCTGGAGGGGCTGGCCCGTGAGCTGTCCGCGCTGGAGGACGAGCGGGTCCGCGCCCAGGTCGCCGTGGACGACCTGGACCGGGACATCGCCCGGCTGGAGAAGGACATCGACCAGGTCCGCGCCCGCAAGAGCAAGGACGAGGCGCGGCTGGCCGCCGGCTCCGGCCCGGCCCGCGAGCTGGAGGCGCTCCAGCACGAGCTGGTCTCGCTCAACCGGCGGCAGGGCGATCTGGAGGACGCCGAGCTGGAGCTGATGGAGCAGCGGGAGACCGCGCAGGGCGTGCTCGACGGCATCGAGGCCCGGATGGCCGAGGCGCGCGAGCGCCGGGTGGCGACCGAGCAGCGTCGGGACGACACGCTGGCCGAGATCGCCAAGGAGGAGGAGTTCAAGAAGGCGGCCCGCAAGCCGCTCGCCGGCGACCTCCCGGCCGATCTGGTCACCCTCTACGACAAGGTCCGCGAGGACACCGGCCTGGGCGCGGCGCTGCTCACCGCCGGGCGCTGCGGCGGCTGCCGGCTGGAGCTCTCCGGCGCCGACCTGTCCCGGATCCGCAAGGCGGCCCCGGACGAGGTGGTCCGCTGCGAGGAGTGCCGACGGATCATGGTCCGGACCAACGAGTCGGGTCTGTAG
- a CDS encoding DUF3311 domain-containing protein, translated as MSDPGTPPAEPGPDPAAGTASSRAKDHNPWNWLLFIPILVPLIPAFFNADSPRLFGFPRFYWLQLAYILLGVATTTLVYQMTKKRGGR; from the coding sequence ATGAGTGATCCCGGAACACCGCCGGCCGAGCCGGGACCGGATCCCGCGGCGGGCACGGCGTCGTCCAGGGCGAAGGACCACAATCCCTGGAACTGGCTGCTCTTCATCCCGATCCTGGTGCCGCTGATCCCGGCCTTCTTCAACGCGGACTCGCCCCGGCTCTTCGGCTTCCCGCGCTTCTACTGGCTGCAACTGGCCTACATCCTGCTCGGCGTGGCCACCACGACCCTGGTTTACCAGATGACGAAGAAGCGGGGTGGTCGGTGA
- a CDS encoding FMN-binding protein, with product MRRAILAITGLAASTSALVVLKGSPGASQVAQDLPADQASVAPAAGDPGAAGGVRPTPRPSASGRAPAARPTSGASRTPRSTTGTGAPAAPQTTTAAPKPTPRTVSGPTVTYEYGSLSVQITLSGSRIVNATGIGLPQSGQSGQRSDDVQRTYSGTSGEVVQQQSADLNTVSDATATSNAYQLSLQAAIDRAG from the coding sequence ATGCGTCGCGCGATCCTCGCGATCACCGGCCTGGCCGCCAGCACCAGCGCGCTGGTGGTGCTCAAGGGCTCCCCGGGCGCCAGCCAGGTCGCCCAGGACCTCCCCGCCGACCAGGCGTCCGTCGCCCCCGCGGCCGGTGACCCGGGCGCGGCCGGCGGGGTCCGCCCGACGCCGCGCCCCTCCGCCTCCGGACGCGCCCCGGCGGCGCGCCCCACCTCCGGCGCGTCCCGCACCCCGCGGTCCACCACCGGCACCGGTGCCCCCGCCGCGCCGCAGACCACCACCGCCGCGCCGAAGCCGACGCCGCGCACGGTGAGCGGCCCGACCGTCACCTACGAGTACGGTTCCCTGTCGGTGCAGATCACCCTCTCCGGCAGCAGGATCGTCAACGCCACCGGGATCGGCCTGCCGCAGAGCGGGCAGTCGGGCCAGCGCAGCGACGACGTGCAGCGCACCTACAGCGGCACCAGCGGCGAGGTGGTGCAGCAGCAGAGCGCCGACCTGAACACGGTCAGCGACGCCACCGCCACCAGCAACGCGTACCAGCTGTCGCTCCAGGCGGCGATCGACCGGGCCGGCTGA
- a CDS encoding Nif3-like dinuclear metal center hexameric protein — MSTTAAPPTVADVVAVLERRYPTSWAEEWDRVGLVLGEPTAAVRRVACVVDVVPETVAEARAAGADMIVAHHPLLLRGVSSVAPTTYKGRIVHDLIRAGVALYVAHTNADVAAPGVSDALAARFGLTGLRPLHRPSPGSPADGPGRGTGRIGELPAPLTLAELTRHAAAVLPATAWGVRAAGDPGRIVRTLAVSGGAGDVFLADATAAGVDAFLTADLRHHPAGEHLAAGGPALLDAAHWATERPWLDDLAAQLRDDLGVETVVSDLDTDPWTVHAAAPVLDDKEPRP; from the coding sequence GTGAGCACAACCGCAGCCCCACCGACCGTCGCCGACGTGGTGGCGGTCCTGGAGCGCCGGTATCCGACCTCCTGGGCCGAGGAGTGGGACCGGGTCGGCCTGGTGCTCGGTGAGCCCACCGCCGCCGTACGCCGGGTCGCCTGCGTGGTCGACGTGGTGCCCGAGACGGTCGCCGAGGCGCGCGCCGCCGGGGCCGACATGATCGTCGCCCACCATCCGTTGCTGCTGCGCGGCGTCTCCTCGGTCGCCCCGACGACGTACAAGGGGCGGATCGTGCACGACCTGATCCGGGCCGGCGTCGCCCTGTACGTCGCGCACACCAACGCCGACGTGGCGGCCCCGGGCGTCTCCGACGCGCTGGCCGCCCGGTTCGGGCTGACCGGGCTGCGCCCGCTGCACCGCCCGTCGCCCGGCTCCCCGGCCGACGGCCCGGGCCGGGGCACCGGCCGGATCGGGGAGCTGCCCGCCCCGCTGACCCTGGCCGAGCTGACCCGGCACGCCGCCGCCGTGCTGCCCGCCACCGCCTGGGGAGTTCGCGCCGCGGGCGATCCCGGGCGTATCGTGCGTACCCTCGCCGTCAGCGGCGGCGCCGGCGACGTCTTCCTGGCCGACGCGACCGCCGCCGGGGTGGACGCCTTCCTCACCGCCGACCTGCGGCACCACCCGGCGGGCGAGCACCTCGCCGCGGGTGGGCCCGCCCTGCTCGACGCCGCCCACTGGGCGACCGAACGACCCTGGTTGGACGACCTGGCCGCCCAACTGCGGGACGACCTCGGCGTCGAGACCGTGGTGTCCGACCTGGACACCGACCCCTGGACCGTGCACGCCGCCGCGCCCGTACTGGACGACAAGGAGCCCCGACCGTGA
- a CDS encoding MarR family winged helix-turn-helix transcriptional regulator, which produces MSDEQRTGADDQATLGRIETEVALLMRLGEATRRATGTAEHRVLDRAAYVILRHLDAAGPQNVSALAAQLNLDGSTVTRQVSALQRDGLITRGPDPADGRGTVVSPTAAGLQRMAAVRAARTRLYGDILGDWDAEDRDTLARLLHRLNEALSARNRRR; this is translated from the coding sequence ATGAGCGACGAGCAGCGCACGGGAGCGGACGACCAGGCCACCCTCGGCCGGATCGAGACCGAGGTGGCCCTGCTGATGCGCCTGGGCGAGGCGACCCGCCGGGCCACCGGCACCGCCGAGCACCGGGTGCTGGACCGGGCGGCGTACGTGATCCTGCGGCACCTGGACGCGGCCGGTCCGCAGAACGTCTCCGCGCTCGCGGCGCAGCTCAACCTGGACGGCTCGACGGTCACCCGGCAGGTCTCGGCCCTACAACGCGACGGGCTGATCACCCGCGGCCCCGACCCGGCGGACGGGCGCGGCACGGTGGTCTCCCCCACCGCGGCCGGCCTGCAACGGATGGCGGCGGTGCGGGCGGCGCGCACCCGGCTCTACGGCGACATCCTCGGCGACTGGGACGCCGAGGACCGGGACACCCTGGCGCGGTTGCTGCACCGGCTCAACGAGGCCCTCAGCGCCCGCAACCGCCGCCGCTGA
- a CDS encoding ferredoxin reductase family protein, producing the protein MTYQDTYAGGRRTGSSSRHGGRSAAPVPPAPPRRGPGGRRAVSALFWLGLVASVLPWWLDTPAGALADTGDVLTAAGRITGLVAGYLLLVQVLMMSRLGVLERWLGGERISRQHRDVGATLLVAVLAHMSLLLVAYAEADEQSVVGEVGVLLRDYEDMLSAFAAAGIMVLVGLTGVRAIRTLLPYELWYHLHLTSYAALLLGFGHQFSNGAQLFEPGPVRTGWIAAYLLVVAALVWGRLVAPLRFNLRHRLQVADVVAETPDTISIYLTGARLNQIDMLGGQYFRWRFLTRGCWWQSHPFSLSAAANGRWLRLTVKVVGAHTADLRDLDPGTRVWAEGPSGTFTAAHRTRERALLIAGGSGIAPLRAMLEELPPGTALIYRARTPADVLLHHELDWLAQARQVSVWYVIGSRDDAGPRQVMNPEGLRRLVPDVARRDVYLCGPSGLVEESVRVLRAAGVPRRQIHLATFEL; encoded by the coding sequence GTGACGTACCAGGACACGTACGCCGGCGGCCGCCGTACCGGGAGCTCGTCCCGGCACGGCGGCCGTTCGGCCGCCCCCGTACCTCCGGCGCCGCCGCGGCGCGGGCCCGGCGGCCGACGGGCGGTGTCCGCGCTGTTCTGGCTCGGCCTGGTGGCCAGCGTGCTGCCCTGGTGGCTGGACACCCCGGCCGGCGCGCTGGCCGACACCGGCGACGTGCTCACCGCCGCCGGGCGGATCACCGGCCTGGTCGCCGGCTACCTGCTGCTGGTGCAGGTGCTGATGATGAGCCGCCTCGGCGTGCTGGAACGCTGGCTCGGCGGCGAGCGGATCTCCCGGCAGCACCGGGACGTCGGCGCCACCCTGCTGGTCGCGGTGCTCGCCCACATGTCGCTGCTGCTGGTGGCCTACGCCGAGGCCGACGAGCAGTCGGTGGTGGGCGAGGTGGGCGTGCTGCTGCGCGACTACGAGGACATGCTCTCCGCGTTCGCCGCCGCCGGCATCATGGTGCTGGTCGGCCTCACCGGCGTCCGGGCGATCCGCACCCTGCTGCCCTACGAGCTCTGGTACCACCTGCACCTGACCAGCTACGCGGCCCTGCTGCTCGGCTTCGGCCACCAGTTCAGCAACGGCGCTCAGCTCTTCGAGCCCGGGCCGGTGCGCACCGGCTGGATCGCCGCCTACCTGCTGGTGGTCGCCGCCCTGGTCTGGGGACGGCTGGTCGCCCCGCTGCGCTTCAACCTGCGCCACCGGCTCCAGGTGGCCGACGTGGTCGCCGAGACCCCGGACACCATCTCGATCTACCTCACCGGCGCGCGGCTCAACCAGATCGACATGCTCGGCGGACAGTACTTCCGCTGGCGGTTCCTCACCCGCGGCTGCTGGTGGCAGTCGCACCCGTTCTCGCTCTCCGCCGCGGCCAACGGCCGCTGGCTGCGGCTGACCGTCAAGGTGGTCGGCGCGCACACCGCCGACCTGCGCGACCTCGACCCGGGCACCCGGGTCTGGGCGGAGGGACCGTCCGGTACCTTCACCGCCGCGCACCGCACCCGCGAGCGGGCCCTGCTGATCGCCGGCGGCAGCGGCATCGCCCCGCTGCGGGCGATGCTGGAGGAGTTGCCGCCCGGCACCGCGCTGATCTACCGCGCCCGCACCCCGGCCGACGTGCTGCTGCACCACGAGCTGGACTGGCTCGCCCAGGCCCGCCAGGTCTCCGTCTGGTACGTCATCGGCTCCCGCGACGACGCCGGCCCCCGGCAGGTGATGAACCCGGAGGGGCTGCGCCGGCTGGTGCCCGACGTGGCCCGCCGCGACGTCTACCTCTGCGGCCCGTCCGGACTGGTCGAGGAGTCGGTGCGGGTGCTGCGCGCCGCCGGCGTGCCGCGCCGGCAGATCCACCTCGCCACGTTCGAGCTGTAG
- the mctP gene encoding monocarboxylate uptake permease MctP, with product MWRDHLTEIIVFTVLFLLVSAMGFVAARWRAPRDMAHLDEWGLGGRNFGGWITWFLVGGDLYTAYTFVAVPALVFGAGAMGFFAVPYTIVIYPLVFLVLCRLWSVSHRHGFVTPADFVRNRFDSPVLALLVAITGIVATMPYIALQLVGIEAVLKTMGVTGESTVARHLPIIIAFAILAAYTYQSGLRAPALIAFVKDTLIYIVILVAVLYLPYKLGGWGEIFDAADAKFKASPAPGDGILLNANNQLQYITLAFGSALALFLYPHSITGVLASRNRDVIKRNMSALPAYSLLLGLIALLGFMAIAAGVKPLPGATAGSVDSNTVVPVLFDQQFPNWFAGVAYAAIGIGALVPAAIMSIAAANLFTRNIYKEYLKRDASAAQEAQVSKVTSLLVKVGALAFIIFLDPQFSIDLQLIGGVIILQTLPAVALGLYTRWFHRTALIAGWAAGMGMGMWMLYQIANPTTGKKHFAGSAFPLSEFGFDTKKTIYVGIVAVLVNLVVAALLTLVLRAAKVTDGVDHTTPDDYFADEGDPRVTPGTERDADSAREPVA from the coding sequence ATGTGGCGTGACCACCTGACCGAGATCATCGTATTCACGGTGCTCTTCCTGCTGGTCAGCGCGATGGGCTTCGTCGCGGCCCGCTGGCGGGCGCCGCGGGACATGGCCCACCTCGACGAGTGGGGGCTGGGCGGTCGCAACTTCGGCGGCTGGATCACCTGGTTCCTGGTCGGCGGTGACCTCTACACCGCCTACACCTTCGTCGCGGTACCGGCGCTGGTGTTCGGCGCAGGCGCGATGGGCTTCTTCGCCGTGCCGTACACCATCGTCATCTACCCGCTGGTGTTCCTGGTGCTCTGCCGGCTCTGGTCGGTCTCGCACCGGCACGGCTTCGTCACCCCGGCCGACTTCGTCCGGAACCGGTTCGACTCGCCGGTGCTGGCGCTGCTGGTCGCGATCACCGGCATCGTCGCCACGATGCCCTACATCGCGCTGCAGCTGGTCGGCATCGAGGCGGTGCTGAAGACGATGGGGGTGACCGGGGAGAGCACCGTCGCCCGGCACCTGCCGATCATCATCGCGTTCGCCATCCTGGCCGCGTACACCTACCAGTCCGGGCTGCGGGCGCCGGCGCTGATCGCGTTCGTCAAGGACACGCTGATCTACATCGTGATCCTGGTGGCGGTGCTGTACCTGCCCTACAAGCTCGGCGGCTGGGGCGAGATCTTCGACGCGGCGGACGCGAAGTTCAAGGCGTCACCGGCGCCGGGCGACGGCATCCTGCTCAACGCCAACAACCAGCTCCAGTACATCACCCTGGCGTTCGGCTCGGCGCTGGCGCTGTTCCTCTACCCGCACAGCATCACCGGCGTGCTGGCCAGCCGGAACCGGGACGTGATCAAGCGGAACATGTCCGCGCTGCCGGCGTACAGCCTGCTGCTCGGTCTGATCGCGCTGCTCGGCTTCATGGCCATCGCGGCCGGGGTGAAGCCGCTGCCCGGGGCGACGGCGGGCAGCGTGGACAGCAACACGGTGGTGCCGGTCCTCTTCGACCAGCAGTTCCCCAACTGGTTCGCCGGGGTCGCGTACGCGGCCATCGGCATCGGCGCGCTGGTACCGGCGGCGATCATGTCGATCGCGGCGGCGAACCTGTTCACCCGCAACATCTACAAGGAGTACCTGAAGCGGGACGCCTCCGCGGCGCAGGAGGCGCAGGTCTCGAAGGTGACCTCGCTGCTGGTCAAGGTGGGCGCACTGGCGTTCATCATCTTCCTCGACCCGCAGTTCTCCATCGACCTCCAGCTCATCGGCGGCGTGATCATCCTCCAGACGCTGCCGGCGGTGGCGCTGGGCCTGTACACCCGCTGGTTCCACCGCACCGCCCTGATCGCCGGCTGGGCGGCCGGCATGGGCATGGGCATGTGGATGCTCTACCAGATCGCGAACCCGACGACCGGGAAGAAGCACTTCGCCGGCTCGGCCTTCCCGCTCTCCGAGTTCGGCTTCGACACCAAGAAGACGATCTACGTGGGCATCGTGGCGGTGCTGGTCAACCTGGTGGTGGCCGCGCTGCTGACCCTGGTCCTGCGGGCCGCGAAGGTCACCGACGGGGTGGACCACACCACGCCGGACGACTACTTCGCGGACGAGGGCGACCCCCGGGTCACCCCGGGCACGGAGCGCGACGCCGACTCGGCCCGCGAGCCGGTGGCGTAA
- a CDS encoding helix-turn-helix domain-containing protein — translation MDELPIGRRVAYWRGRRKMSQQVFADRLGKSKSWVDKVERGVRRLDKFSVLYEIADILQVDVQLLLGKDPERRTDALNCIDQIEVQEIRAALERYDSMSAYFDAAPYPPPLTDMRKAVNHAWLTYQYGRYGMLTRALPKLLRDAQAADAGYRGDQACEAAHLLGQVYQIASSVLRKLGECELAWLAADRSMAVSQRADDQLLAGVATTRVCNALVAMGRARPALELNVTIANRLAPGGSNDASPDRLSVYGMLLLQGAMAAARIGDSATVDDLLNGAHEAATLLGSDQNHYWTSFGPTNLELHRAAAAVELGDGGRAVEIHQRLPEPAFNALLPERRAHHLLDIARGFAQIGDVANAGEMLLRGDRLAPSEIRCRPIAHEVMSDVLRRTRGAPPPPIAELAEHMGVGV, via the coding sequence ATGGACGAGCTGCCCATAGGCCGGCGGGTTGCCTACTGGCGAGGCCGGCGCAAGATGTCGCAACAGGTCTTCGCCGACCGGCTGGGCAAGTCCAAGAGCTGGGTCGACAAGGTCGAACGCGGGGTACGCCGGCTCGACAAGTTCTCCGTCCTCTACGAGATCGCCGACATCCTCCAGGTCGACGTGCAGCTGCTGCTCGGCAAGGACCCGGAGCGGCGTACCGACGCGCTCAACTGCATCGACCAGATCGAGGTTCAGGAGATCCGGGCCGCCCTGGAGCGGTACGACTCGATGAGCGCCTACTTCGACGCCGCGCCGTACCCGCCGCCGCTGACCGACATGCGCAAGGCCGTCAACCACGCCTGGCTCACCTACCAGTACGGCCGCTACGGGATGCTGACCCGGGCGCTGCCGAAGCTGCTGCGCGACGCCCAGGCGGCCGACGCGGGCTACCGCGGTGACCAGGCGTGCGAAGCGGCCCACCTGCTCGGGCAGGTCTACCAGATCGCCTCCTCGGTGCTGCGCAAGCTGGGCGAGTGCGAGCTGGCCTGGCTGGCCGCCGACCGGTCGATGGCGGTCTCCCAGCGGGCCGACGACCAGCTGCTGGCCGGCGTCGCCACCACCCGGGTCTGCAACGCCCTTGTCGCCATGGGCCGGGCCCGGCCCGCGCTGGAGCTGAACGTCACCATCGCCAACCGGCTCGCCCCGGGCGGGAGCAACGACGCCTCCCCGGACCGGCTCTCCGTCTACGGCATGCTGCTGCTCCAGGGCGCGATGGCGGCCGCCCGGATCGGCGACTCCGCCACCGTCGACGACCTGCTCAACGGCGCCCACGAGGCGGCCACCCTGCTCGGCAGCGACCAGAACCACTACTGGACCTCGTTCGGCCCGACCAACCTGGAGCTGCACCGCGCCGCCGCCGCGGTCGAACTGGGCGACGGCGGCCGGGCGGTGGAGATCCACCAGCGCCTTCCGGAGCCCGCGTTCAACGCGCTGCTGCCCGAACGCCGGGCGCACCACCTGCTCGACATCGCCCGGGGCTTCGCCCAGATCGGCGACGTGGCCAACGCCGGCGAGATGCTGCTGCGCGGCGACCGGCTCGCGCCCTCGGAGATCCGCTGCCGGCCGATCGCCCACGAGGTGATGTCGGACGTGCTGCGTCGCACACGTGGTGCGCCGCCTCCGCCGATAGCGGAGTTGGCTGAGCACATGGGAGTCGGAGTATGA
- a CDS encoding bifunctional RNase H/acid phosphatase yields the protein MAVRAVVVEADGGSRGNPGPAGYGAVVRDPDSGEVLLERSEAIGVSTNNVAEYRGLIAGLEAAAELGAAEVEARMDSKLVVEQMCGRWQIKHPGLRPLAAQAAALVDRFESVRFSWIPRERNRHADALANAAMDAAAGKPPKRPAAAEAPREVAAADSAARAQAREVAARAATRTAGTDPATTRASWEPRPSFTATRLILVRHGETEWTVQHRYAGRADVPLSDQGRAQARATAARVAELAPSVAAVLSSPLSRCTATAEAIAGALGGIPVRRQDDWVECDFGDWDGRTFAEVRDQWPGELDAWLASTRIAPPGGESFTAVAERVDRAVAALREAYPGETVVVVSHVSPIKLALRDALAAGDAFLHRLYLDAAGISVLDMWPDGGVAVRSVNDTAHLAAR from the coding sequence GTGGCGGTGCGCGCGGTCGTCGTCGAGGCCGACGGCGGGTCCCGGGGCAATCCGGGCCCGGCCGGCTACGGCGCGGTGGTCCGGGACCCGGACTCCGGTGAGGTGCTGCTGGAGCGTTCCGAGGCGATCGGGGTCTCCACCAACAACGTCGCCGAGTACCGGGGGCTGATCGCCGGGCTGGAGGCCGCCGCCGAGCTGGGCGCGGCCGAGGTCGAGGCGCGGATGGACTCCAAGCTGGTGGTCGAGCAGATGTGCGGCCGCTGGCAGATCAAGCACCCGGGGCTGCGCCCGCTCGCCGCACAGGCCGCCGCGCTGGTCGACCGCTTCGAGTCGGTCCGGTTCAGCTGGATCCCCCGGGAGCGAAACCGGCACGCCGACGCGCTGGCCAACGCGGCGATGGACGCCGCCGCCGGCAAGCCGCCGAAGCGCCCCGCCGCCGCCGAGGCGCCGCGCGAGGTGGCGGCCGCCGACTCGGCGGCCCGCGCGCAGGCCCGCGAGGTGGCCGCCCGCGCCGCCACCCGTACCGCCGGCACCGACCCGGCGACCACCCGGGCCTCCTGGGAACCGCGGCCCAGCTTCACCGCCACCCGGCTGATCCTGGTCCGCCACGGCGAGACCGAGTGGACCGTGCAGCACCGCTATGCCGGCCGCGCCGACGTCCCGCTCTCCGACCAGGGCCGGGCCCAGGCCCGGGCCACGGCCGCGCGGGTGGCCGAGCTGGCCCCGTCCGTCGCGGCGGTGCTCAGCTCACCGCTGTCCCGGTGTACGGCGACCGCCGAGGCGATCGCCGGGGCGCTCGGCGGCATCCCGGTACGCCGGCAGGACGACTGGGTCGAGTGCGACTTCGGCGACTGGGACGGCAGGACCTTCGCCGAGGTACGCGACCAGTGGCCGGGGGAGCTGGACGCCTGGCTCGCCTCGACCCGGATCGCGCCGCCCGGCGGGGAGTCGTTCACCGCCGTCGCCGAGCGGGTCGACCGGGCGGTGGCGGCGCTGCGCGAGGCGTACCCGGGGGAGACCGTGGTGGTGGTCTCGCACGTCTCGCCGATCAAGCTGGCGTTGCGCGACGCCCTCGCGGCCGGCGACGCCTTCCTGCACCGGCTCTACCTCGACGCGGCCGGCATCTCGGTGCTCGACATGTGGCCCGACGGCGGCGTGGCGGTACGCAGCGTCAACGACACCGCCCACCTCGCCGCGCGCTGA
- a CDS encoding bifunctional DNA primase/polymerase: protein MWGNVGPRVAQLSPIERVRLRRIAVRYAMHGWEVTPGACLARSRFVCGRAGCPTVGCHPALEDWEHAASADPARVATWWHSRPHAVLLPTGRAFDVLEVPAHLGRRVLDKLPTHPAGPAVRGPVLVTPTGRWMFLVRPGDPLRPELEHCFHVVRHGPGSWIAAPPTRLPEGPVRWAVAPEQARWQLPDSYLLQNSVVDALRATGVTLPPELLPGQLPLPRRGH, encoded by the coding sequence ATGTGGGGGAACGTCGGACCTCGGGTCGCCCAGCTGTCGCCGATCGAGCGGGTCCGGCTGCGCCGGATCGCCGTCCGGTACGCCATGCACGGCTGGGAGGTCACCCCGGGCGCCTGCCTGGCGCGCAGCCGCTTCGTCTGCGGTCGGGCCGGCTGCCCCACCGTCGGCTGCCACCCCGCCCTGGAGGACTGGGAGCACGCGGCCAGCGCCGACCCGGCCCGGGTGGCCACCTGGTGGCACAGCCGGCCGCACGCGGTGCTGCTGCCCACCGGGCGGGCCTTCGACGTGCTGGAGGTGCCGGCCCACCTCGGTCGGCGGGTACTCGACAAGCTCCCGACCCACCCGGCCGGCCCCGCGGTCCGGGGCCCGGTGCTGGTGACTCCGACCGGGCGCTGGATGTTCCTGGTCCGCCCCGGCGATCCACTGCGGCCGGAGCTGGAGCACTGCTTCCACGTGGTGCGCCACGGGCCCGGCTCGTGGATCGCCGCGCCGCCGACCCGGCTGCCGGAGGGTCCGGTGCGCTGGGCGGTCGCCCCGGAGCAGGCGCGCTGGCAGCTACCCGACTCGTACCTGCTGCAGAACAGCGTGGTCGACGCGCTGCGGGCCACCGGGGTGACGCTCCCTCCGGAGCTGCTCCCCGGCCAGCTCCCGCTCCCCCGACGGGGTCACTGA